One genomic window of Mogibacterium diversum includes the following:
- a CDS encoding glycosyltransferase family 4 protein, with the protein MKILLINHYAGSPEMGMEFRPYYLSREWIKQGHEVTIIAGGYSHLRKLNPQISKNFEERMIDGIRYVWIKTASYTRNGLARAFSMFEFSRKLFSNAEYISERYQPDAVIASSTYPLDTYGADKIAKLSGAKYIHEVHDMWPSTLYELGGMSKSNPFVKLMQRAEDFAYSHCDQVVSLLDHSKDYMVQHGLAEEKFNCISNGVIKEEWENPAPIPEEHNEILNKMKAEGKFIVGYFGGHSISNNLDMLLAVAKKITDRDVCFVLVGDGSYKDRLIQSAKEQSINNVVFLPAIDKGAIPNLISYFDIVTIFAANTKLYRFGICMNKMFDAMMGGKPLLMSVTTPETLVEKAEAGIVTKAGDVESYIEAIEELKSLPAEELKNMGMRGHNLVTNEYTYDRLANKFVEVMEKKGKRVLLINHYAGSPEMGMEFRPYYISRELVKKGHDVTIIAGSFSHLRKTNPDIAEDFTEQEIDGIRYVWVKTGEYDSNGVARALSMYQFCKALSANKKKIVERYKPDVVISSSTYPLDSYPAYRIAKLAGAKYIHEVHDMWPLTLYEAGGMSKKNPFVIAMQFAENHAYKKSDVVVSLLPHAKDYMIEHGMKPDHFRYIPNGVVINEWDASKELPDEHREAFKRLKAEGKFVIGYFGSHELSYGLHNLLDVTKQLRDENIHLVMVGKGKLKDELISYAKKNDIANVTFLPPVEKGTIPAVIDNFDAIFIGTIESPLYRFGICMNKMFDSMMAAKPIVMAITTPSTPVSESGCGIITKSCDNDAIKAAIRKIQAMSEEERSQMGMLGREAVLSKYTYENIASEFEKVFN; encoded by the coding sequence TTGAAGATATTACTGATTAACCACTATGCCGGTTCGCCGGAGATGGGAATGGAGTTCAGGCCATATTATCTATCTCGAGAGTGGATCAAGCAGGGTCATGAAGTCACGATAATAGCTGGTGGGTATTCGCATCTAAGAAAGTTAAACCCTCAGATTTCGAAAAATTTCGAAGAGAGGATGATTGACGGAATTCGCTATGTATGGATTAAGACGGCTTCATACACTCGCAATGGATTGGCGCGCGCATTCAGCATGTTCGAGTTCAGTAGAAAGCTATTTTCAAATGCAGAGTATATTTCAGAACGATACCAACCAGATGCGGTAATCGCATCTTCGACTTATCCGCTAGATACATATGGCGCAGATAAGATTGCAAAGCTTTCCGGAGCAAAGTACATTCACGAGGTTCACGATATGTGGCCTTCTACACTATACGAGCTAGGTGGAATGTCGAAGAGTAATCCGTTTGTGAAGCTTATGCAGCGTGCGGAGGACTTTGCATACAGTCACTGTGACCAGGTTGTTTCGCTACTTGACCACTCTAAAGATTACATGGTTCAGCATGGTCTCGCTGAAGAGAAATTTAACTGCATATCCAATGGTGTAATCAAGGAAGAGTGGGAAAACCCTGCGCCGATACCTGAAGAGCACAATGAGATACTTAACAAGATGAAGGCCGAAGGCAAGTTCATAGTGGGATATTTTGGCGGGCATTCCATATCCAATAACCTAGATATGCTTCTCGCTGTTGCAAAGAAAATCACTGACAGAGATGTATGTTTCGTGCTGGTTGGCGATGGCAGCTACAAGGATAGGCTGATACAGTCTGCAAAGGAGCAGTCTATAAATAATGTAGTTTTTCTTCCTGCAATCGACAAGGGTGCGATTCCTAATCTCATCAGTTATTTCGATATAGTTACTATTTTTGCAGCAAATACCAAGCTATATAGATTTGGAATATGCATGAACAAGATGTTCGATGCTATGATGGGTGGAAAGCCACTGCTCATGTCTGTGACTACGCCAGAGACTCTAGTTGAGAAAGCAGAGGCGGGTATTGTTACAAAGGCGGGAGATGTAGAGAGCTATATCGAAGCGATTGAGGAACTCAAGAGCCTACCGGCTGAGGAACTTAAGAATATGGGAATGCGTGGACACAATTTAGTTACGAATGAGTACACGTATGACAGACTGGCAAATAAATTCGTAGAAGTGATGGAGAAGAAGGGTAAGAGAGTTCTTCTCATTAATCACTACGCAGGATCTCCTGAGATGGGAATGGAGTTCAGACCGTACTATATATCGAGAGAACTCGTCAAGAAAGGGCATGATGTAACGATCATTGCAGGTAGTTTCTCACATCTAAGAAAGACAAATCCAGACATAGCCGAGGATTTTACGGAGCAAGAGATCGACGGCATTCGCTATGTGTGGGTTAAGACTGGTGAATATGATAGCAACGGAGTTGCTAGGGCGCTCAGCATGTACCAGTTTTGTAAGGCGCTAAGTGCTAATAAAAAGAAAATCGTAGAGCGTTACAAGCCCGATGTCGTGATCTCGTCGTCGACTTATCCGCTCGATTCTTATCCGGCATACCGCATTGCAAAACTCGCTGGAGCAAAGTATATCCATGAAGTTCATGATATGTGGCCACTTACACTATATGAAGCTGGTGGGATGAGTAAGAAAAATCCGTTCGTAATAGCTATGCAGTTTGCGGAAAATCATGCATACAAGAAATCAGATGTCGTGGTTTCGCTGTTACCGCATGCGAAGGACTACATGATTGAGCATGGTATGAAGCCTGATCACTTCAGGTACATACCCAACGGAGTTGTGATAAATGAGTGGGATGCATCGAAGGAGCTTCCTGATGAGCATAGAGAAGCATTCAAGAGATTGAAGGCTGAAGGCAAGTTCGTTATCGGATATTTTGGAAGCCATGAGCTTTCGTATGGATTACACAACTTGCTAGATGTTACAAAGCAGCTTCGTGACGAGAATATTCACCTCGTTATGGTCGGTAAGGGCAAGCTCAAGGATGAACTCATCAGCTATGCGAAGAAGAACGATATTGCCAATGTAACATTCCTTCCGCCGGTCGAGAAGGGGACGATTCCTGCGGTAATCGATAACTTCGATGCGATATTTATAGGTACGATTGAGTCTCCACTTTATAGATTCGGAATATGCATGAACAAGATGTTCGATTCCATGATGGCGGCTAAGCCAATTGTAATGGCGATAACGACGCCATCCACACCTGTGAGCGAATCGGGGTGTGGAATCATCACTAAATCATGCGATAATGACGCTATAAAGGCGGCAATCAGGAAGATTCAGGCTATGAGCGAGGAAGAGCGAAGCCAGATGGGAATGCTTGGACGTGAGGCTGTGCTTAGCAAGTACACATATGAAAATATTGCAAGTGAATTTGAAAAGGTGTTTAATTAG
- the wecB gene encoding non-hydrolyzing UDP-N-acetylglucosamine 2-epimerase, giving the protein MKIVTVIGARPQFIKAAAVSRKLEQVCEEVIVHTGQHYDANMSELFFEELHIPKPKYNLGVGSGSHARQTAEMLVGIEDILIKENPDYLMVYGDTNSTIAGALAASKIHIPVIHVEAGLRSFNMAMPEEQNRILTDHISSLLFCSTDASIENLENEGITKGVHRIGDVMCDAVLYYSQEIDKKERSQYFKDLHYIFGERGELNKWYLSTVHRAENTDTPEKVRTILRAFEKFDAPVILPAHPRTRKMIEQINEEEHLKNTVCVEPIGYLEMLYFTKNAVKVVTDSGGLQKEAYILDTPCVTLREQTEWVETLNGNHNVLAHIDEDDILDKVNNTVISEEKENYYGAGDAADKLVKTIISGE; this is encoded by the coding sequence ATGAAGATAGTGACTGTAATTGGCGCTAGACCACAATTTATAAAGGCTGCAGCAGTTTCTCGCAAGCTAGAGCAGGTGTGCGAAGAGGTAATCGTTCACACAGGTCAACATTATGATGCGAACATGTCTGAGCTTTTCTTCGAGGAGCTCCACATCCCAAAGCCAAAGTACAACCTTGGCGTTGGGTCTGGTTCACACGCAAGACAGACCGCAGAGATGCTTGTTGGAATAGAGGATATTCTGATCAAGGAGAATCCTGACTATCTGATGGTATATGGCGATACGAACTCTACTATCGCGGGAGCACTTGCAGCTTCTAAGATTCATATTCCTGTAATACACGTAGAGGCGGGGCTTAGGTCTTTTAACATGGCTATGCCAGAAGAACAGAATAGAATCCTCACAGATCACATTTCGAGCCTGCTCTTCTGCTCGACAGATGCTTCAATTGAAAATCTGGAAAACGAGGGAATAACGAAGGGCGTTCACAGAATCGGAGACGTAATGTGTGATGCGGTTCTATACTACTCTCAGGAAATAGATAAGAAAGAACGCAGCCAGTACTTCAAAGATCTTCACTACATATTCGGTGAGCGTGGAGAGCTGAACAAGTGGTATCTATCTACAGTTCATAGAGCTGAGAATACCGATACTCCTGAGAAGGTTCGCACTATCCTGAGGGCATTCGAAAAATTCGATGCGCCAGTGATTCTCCCTGCACATCCTAGAACTAGAAAGATGATTGAGCAGATTAACGAGGAGGAGCACTTAAAGAACACTGTATGTGTAGAGCCTATCGGTTACCTTGAAATGCTGTATTTTACAAAGAATGCGGTTAAGGTAGTGACTGATTCCGGTGGACTGCAGAAGGAAGCATACATATTAGATACACCTTGTGTAACGCTGCGCGAACAAACGGAATGGGTGGAGACACTGAATGGAAACCATAATGTGCTCGCGCATATCGATGAAGATGACATACTTGATAAAGTTAACAATACCGTTATTTCAGAGGAAAAAGAAAACTACTATGGTGCGGGGGATGCCGCAGACAAGCTAGTTAAAACAATTATTTCGGGGGAATAA
- a CDS encoding acyltransferase — MSDYFVHESSYVDDNVEIGKGTKIWHFCHIQPGAKIGENCSLGQNVNVANNVQIGDRVKIQNNVSVYEGVTLEDGVFCGPSCVFTNDLTPRARYPKGSENYGKTLVKEGASIGANATIVCGHTVGKCAMVAAGAVVTKDVPDYTLVVGVPAVPAAKLDEFGNIIEWFNR, encoded by the coding sequence ATGTCAGATTACTTTGTACATGAGAGCAGCTACGTAGATGATAACGTAGAGATTGGAAAGGGAACTAAGATTTGGCACTTCTGCCACATACAGCCTGGAGCTAAAATAGGCGAAAATTGCTCGCTCGGACAGAATGTAAATGTTGCGAATAACGTGCAGATTGGCGACAGAGTAAAGATTCAGAATAACGTATCAGTTTACGAAGGCGTTACACTCGAAGACGGAGTATTTTGTGGACCGTCATGCGTATTTACCAACGATCTCACTCCTAGAGCTCGTTACCCAAAGGGCTCGGAAAACTACGGTAAGACGCTCGTCAAAGAGGGAGCATCTATTGGTGCAAATGCGACAATTGTGTGCGGACACACCGTTGGTAAGTGTGCAATGGTAGCAGCAGGTGCTGTTGTAACGAAGGATGTTCCAGACTACACGCTAGTGGTTGGAGTTCCAGCAGTTCCAGCAGCTAAGCTCGACGAATTTGGCAATATTATAGAATGGTTCAACAGATAA
- a CDS encoding nucleotide sugar dehydrogenase, which yields MKERLLEKIAKRDITVGVVGLGYVGLPLAVEKAKAGFKTIGFDVQEEKVKMVNEGHNYIGDVVNEDLKELVESGMMKATSDFSFVKDVDFIAICVPTPLDKHQEPDISYVKSSTEAISKHLSRDTMVVLESTTYPGTTEELLLPILEEGSGLKCGEDFYLGFSPERVDPGNLIYKTKNTPKVVGAVGKDATEVISAMYREVLEGEIYEVSSPAIAEMEKILENTYRNINIGLVNELAILCNKMGISLWEVIDAAKTKPYGFQAFYPGPGLGGHCIPLDPYYLTWKAREFGFHTSMIENSMIINDKMPEYTVDRAASVLNEHKKALNGSKVLVLGVAYKNNIDDYRESPALNVIDILKERGAVTDFYDPWIPKYKRNGEWHEGISEINADIIKGYDLILVATAHDAYDYEMIRKNAVAIFDTRNAFKDVEERDNISLL from the coding sequence ATGAAGGAACGTTTACTCGAGAAAATCGCAAAGCGTGACATCACTGTGGGTGTTGTAGGACTAGGATATGTAGGACTTCCGCTCGCTGTTGAAAAGGCTAAGGCTGGCTTCAAGACCATCGGCTTTGATGTACAGGAAGAAAAAGTTAAGATGGTAAATGAAGGTCATAACTACATCGGTGATGTTGTAAATGAGGATCTCAAGGAGCTAGTTGAGAGCGGCATGATGAAGGCTACGTCGGACTTTTCTTTCGTAAAGGATGTGGATTTCATCGCTATTTGCGTACCTACTCCTCTTGATAAGCATCAGGAGCCGGATATCAGTTATGTCAAGTCATCGACAGAAGCTATCTCAAAGCACCTATCTCGCGACACAATGGTAGTTCTCGAGTCAACTACTTATCCAGGAACTACTGAAGAGCTTCTGCTTCCTATCCTCGAAGAGGGTTCAGGTTTAAAGTGCGGAGAAGATTTCTATCTGGGATTCTCTCCAGAGCGAGTTGATCCGGGCAATCTGATATACAAGACCAAGAACACACCAAAGGTTGTTGGTGCCGTAGGTAAGGATGCGACAGAAGTAATTTCTGCGATGTATAGAGAGGTTCTCGAAGGCGAGATATATGAGGTGTCTTCACCGGCAATCGCTGAGATGGAGAAGATACTGGAAAATACATACAGAAACATCAATATCGGTCTCGTAAACGAACTTGCGATTCTGTGCAACAAGATGGGCATCTCTCTATGGGAGGTAATCGATGCTGCAAAGACCAAGCCATACGGATTCCAAGCATTCTATCCAGGACCAGGACTCGGTGGCCACTGTATTCCTCTGGATCCATATTATCTCACATGGAAGGCTAGAGAGTTTGGTTTCCACACATCGATGATTGAAAATTCAATGATAATCAATGACAAGATGCCTGAGTACACAGTGGATAGAGCGGCATCTGTTCTAAATGAACATAAGAAAGCGCTCAATGGATCCAAGGTTCTCGTGCTCGGAGTTGCGTATAAGAACAACATCGACGATTACAGAGAGAGTCCTGCGCTAAATGTTATCGATATTCTCAAGGAGAGAGGCGCAGTTACAGACTTCTATGATCCATGGATTCCAAAGTATAAGAGAAATGGAGAGTGGCATGAGGGTATCAGCGAGATAAATGCTGACATTATCAAGGGATATGACCTCATACTAGTCGCAACTGCACACGATGCATACGACTATGAGATGATTAGAAAGAATGCAGTGGCAATTTTTGATACTCGCAACGCATTCAAGGACGTAGAAGAAAGAGATAATATCTCCCTTCTATAA
- a CDS encoding Gfo/Idh/MocA family protein, translated as MKYALIGCGRIATNHVTAAVNNNLEIVAVCDVVPEKMEAILEKHNLADDKSIKRYTDYKKMLEENDLELVSIATESGKHAAIALDAIDAGVNVIIEKPMAMNMVDAEEIIKRAAEKHVKVSACHQNRFNVAIQEVRKAIEGNRFGKLSHASINVRWNRNKGYYDQAPWRGTWEEDGGCLMNQCIHGIDLLRWMMGDEVVEVYGATRQQFHDYLEAEDVGVAVVKFKNGAIGTIEGTTNVYPQNLEETLYLFGENGTVKIGGKSTNTIDVWDFKDETAEDQKNKGLEEETSNVYGNGHTSLFADVIEAIKEDRAPYVDGVAGRNALEMVLAIYKSQKEGAPVRLPLTDFASTDMRGEFK; from the coding sequence ATGAAATATGCATTGATTGGATGCGGTAGAATCGCAACAAATCACGTGACTGCTGCAGTAAATAATAATCTAGAAATAGTTGCGGTATGCGACGTAGTGCCAGAAAAGATGGAAGCAATTCTAGAAAAGCACAATTTAGCAGACGACAAGTCGATAAAGAGATATACCGACTACAAGAAGATGCTCGAGGAGAATGACCTAGAGCTTGTGAGCATTGCAACAGAGAGTGGAAAGCATGCAGCTATCGCACTTGATGCAATCGATGCTGGAGTCAACGTGATTATCGAGAAGCCTATGGCTATGAATATGGTTGATGCAGAGGAGATTATAAAGAGAGCTGCGGAGAAGCACGTAAAGGTTTCAGCTTGTCACCAGAATAGATTTAACGTAGCTATTCAGGAAGTTAGAAAAGCTATTGAAGGAAATCGCTTCGGCAAGCTATCGCATGCATCCATCAATGTTCGTTGGAATAGAAACAAGGGATATTACGACCAGGCGCCTTGGAGAGGAACTTGGGAAGAAGACGGCGGCTGCCTCATGAATCAGTGCATCCATGGAATTGACCTTCTCAGATGGATGATGGGAGATGAGGTAGTTGAAGTTTATGGAGCAACTAGACAGCAATTCCATGATTATCTAGAGGCTGAAGACGTTGGAGTTGCCGTTGTTAAGTTTAAGAATGGCGCAATAGGAACCATCGAAGGAACCACCAATGTATATCCTCAGAACCTCGAAGAGACACTGTATCTATTCGGAGAGAACGGTACTGTAAAGATCGGTGGCAAATCTACCAACACGATTGACGTGTGGGATTTCAAAGATGAGACCGCTGAAGATCAGAAGAATAAAGGTCTTGAAGAAGAAACTAGCAACGTATACGGTAACGGACACACCAGCTTATTTGCCGATGTAATCGAAGCGATAAAGGAAGATAGGGCACCGTATGTAGACGGGGTCGCAGGAAGGAATGCACTCGAGATGGTTCTTGCAATTTACAAGAGCCAGAAGGAGGGAGCACCAGTTAGGCTTCCTTTAACAGACTTTGCAAGCACTGATATGCGAGGCGAATTCAAATAG
- a CDS encoding DegT/DnrJ/EryC1/StrS family aminotransferase encodes MEFRDLKKQYAALKNDIDHQIDEVIASSRFIGGSKVSELEEKLAAYVGVKHCVTCGNGTDALELALMAWGIGEGDAVFVPDFTFFSSGEVVAILGATPVFVDVDEDTFNMDAASLEKAITGVVADGKLRPSVVIPVDLFGLPANFLEIRKVADKYGLKILEDGAQGFGGEINRQKACSFGDISTTSFFPAKPLGCYGDGGAIFTNDDEAAELIRSYCVHGKGKMKYDNVRIGMNSRLDSIQAGILLPKLAAFAEYEVADVNRAAAKYTELLKGIVATPIIPEGFLSSWAQYTIRLESREQRDALQACLKERSIPSMIYYPKQMHNQEAFSGENDYGVDYSVTNRLCDTVLSLPIHPYISDDDVNEVASVIKEFLGQ; translated from the coding sequence ATGGAGTTTAGAGATTTAAAGAAGCAGTATGCTGCACTTAAAAATGACATAGATCACCAGATTGACGAAGTAATCGCCAGCAGTAGGTTTATCGGCGGTAGCAAAGTTTCCGAGCTTGAAGAGAAGCTGGCTGCATACGTTGGTGTAAAGCACTGTGTAACCTGTGGAAATGGAACAGATGCGCTAGAATTAGCGCTTATGGCATGGGGAATTGGGGAAGGTGACGCTGTATTCGTTCCCGACTTCACTTTTTTCTCATCTGGAGAAGTGGTTGCAATTTTAGGTGCGACGCCAGTTTTCGTCGATGTAGACGAGGATACTTTCAACATGGATGCCGCTTCGCTAGAAAAGGCAATTACAGGTGTAGTCGCTGATGGGAAGTTAAGACCGAGCGTGGTTATTCCCGTAGACTTATTTGGGCTCCCAGCTAATTTCCTTGAGATTAGAAAGGTTGCTGATAAGTACGGCCTTAAGATTCTTGAGGACGGAGCGCAAGGCTTTGGTGGTGAAATCAATAGACAGAAGGCATGCAGCTTCGGGGATATCTCGACAACTTCATTCTTTCCAGCAAAGCCACTAGGCTGCTACGGAGATGGTGGAGCAATATTTACAAATGATGATGAAGCTGCAGAGCTAATCAGATCTTACTGTGTACACGGTAAGGGTAAGATGAAGTATGACAACGTGCGCATCGGAATGAATTCCAGACTCGATTCTATTCAGGCAGGTATACTACTGCCTAAGTTAGCTGCATTTGCGGAGTATGAAGTAGCCGATGTTAACAGGGCAGCAGCTAAGTACACTGAACTTCTTAAGGGGATTGTTGCTACGCCAATTATCCCAGAAGGATTTTTGAGTAGCTGGGCACAGTACACGATTAGGCTTGAAAGTAGAGAGCAGAGAGATGCGCTACAGGCATGCCTCAAAGAGAGATCAATACCTTCAATGATTTACTATCCTAAGCAGATGCATAATCAGGAGGCATTTAGTGGCGAAAACGACTATGGCGTTGACTATTCTGTTACTAATAGGCTGTGCGATACAGTCCTGTCGCTGCCAATTCACCCATATATCTCCGATGATGATGTAAATGAGGTGGCATCGGTTATCAAGGAGTTTTTAGGCCAGTAA